In Parasteatoda tepidariorum isolate YZ-2023 chromosome 2, CAS_Ptep_4.0, whole genome shotgun sequence, one DNA window encodes the following:
- the LOC107438104 gene encoding large ribosomal subunit protein mL44 has protein sequence MAFFRYLNFGFPKILNIKNAININEIRVLTVTEHILTQERSFRKGYGRTLRAMKFRRKLAGPDRLRKRSEWDNWNYKAELYAFNQRLHENITEETLRCAFIHESYIKSEEERRKELDIPTQDVTLDLRPNTSLIADGRDITSDFLKRYLRHCFPLLPEEGVLALHNHLLSDEVLAHVSFNIGTKDLVLCSEYPPENHTLASSLLAIVGSIAKDDSKSKAEKFVLDLICTQLVGKDVFDLWDLKDPCAVLNSILVKHGMSEYEPRLIFESGRNTIMAIYNVGIYSDKKFLGRAPGETLNIAEELAVFDCLRKIFQIRESEKPISPKKLSMDVIMNEKIENPSVENWYSESLKLSKCF, from the coding sequence ATggcttttttcagatatttgaaTTTCGGTTTTCCTAAGatcttaaacataaaaaatgctataaatattaatgaaattcgTGTTTTAACAGTTACTGAACACATTTTAACACAAGAGCGATCCTTCAGAAAAGGCTATGGTCGTACATTGAGAGCTATGAAATTCAGACGTAAGTTAGCCGGTCCTGATCGTTTACGAAAAAGAAGTGAGTGGGACAATTGGAACTACAAAGCCGAACTGTACGCATTTAATCAAAGATTGCATGAAAATATAACTGAAGAAACTTTACGTTGTGCTTTCATTCATGAATCTTACATCAAGTCCGAAGAGGAAAGGCGGAAAGAGTTAGACATACCAACACAAGATGTGACTCTGGATCTAAGACCAAATACATCACTTATTGCCGATGGACGCGATATCACTAGTGATTTCTTGAAGAGATATCTTAGGCATTGTTTTCCACTTTTGCCTGAAGAAGGTGTACTGGCTCTACACAATCATCTGTTATCTGATGAAGTTTTGGCACACGTTTCATTCAACATTGGCACCAAAGACTTGGTTTTATGTTCAGAATATCCACCTGAAAATCATACTCTAGCAAGTTCATTATTAGCAATAGTTGGAAGTATAGCCAAAGATGATAGTAAAAGTAAGgctgaaaaatttgttttagactTAATATGCACACAACTTGTTGGAAAAGATGTATTTGACTTATGGGACTTAAAAGATCCTTGTGCTGTTTTGAATTCTATTTTAGTGAAGCATGGCATGAGTGAATACGAACCAAGACTCATATTTGAGTCAGGACGGAATACCATAATGGCTATCTATAATGTTGGCATATATTCCGATAAGAAGTTTTTAGGGCGTGCCCCAGGCGAAACATTGAATATAGCGGAAGAACTTGCTGTTTTTGATTGTCtaagaaagatttttcaaataagagAATCTGAAAAGCCGAtttcaccaaaaaaattatctatggATGTTATAATGaatgagaaaattgaaaatCCCTCTGTTGAAAACTGGTATTCAGAGTCTCTTAAGTTgagcaaatgtttttaa